A segment of the Trifolium pratense cultivar HEN17-A07 linkage group LG7, ARS_RC_1.1, whole genome shotgun sequence genome:
tctgcACCTCACAATTatataagtaaaataattattcaacATGATTATACAAAATGTCTAGGCTCTTCTCTGCTACAACAGTTCTATTTTGGTATGTTTCCATTATTTACTTGGGCAGTCTCTGCTTCAACAATTAAAATCAATGACACAAGGCTTGTGAATAACACAAGTTACAATGgcaattttttcataaacttgaATGAATATTCTTTGTCAACAATCATCACATGGAAGACCTTAAAGGCAAAATCAATATGGTTGCACTGTTGCAATATGGTTGATTGGTTTCAGCAAACATTTTCTGACACTCTTACGTAGTCCCTCCCATTGGCTGAAAATTTGATTCACACACACTATTTGTATGTTTGATTCAAGCCACTACCATGTTGTTTGTGCCTTGGTCATGCCTTCAAAAAAGCCATCATTGTGAACAAACAGTGTGTACAATACAAATCCTCCACGCGAATAAATAGGACTCACACTCACACTCACTGATAATACTATTATAGTACTACTATATTCTTTGCAGAGGACTTCATTACTCCCAAATAGTACTACTAATATTTGGTTGTACCTATTACTAAGAGAAAAGCCTAAAAATTACTACAAGTTATTTTTTACGAGAAATTAGTGACTGCAAGATCAATAATATTAGCAAAACCTCAAGAAAACATCATTACTTTAACCCACTAAATCAAGGGTTTTTACCTCTAAAAATTACTATTTCACAATCAGAGTGGGGCAGGGACTGACTCCAATACAGAGTCCTTATTCCTCATGGCAGGTTCAAATGCCACTAACCAATAACAAACCAAAAATCATTTGCAATGAGTAATCAAAAAGGACAACCAATAATCACTAGAAGTGAACCAAATAAATGACAAATGATATATATGTTTCATAGTGGGacatatatttcatattttccATCTACATTATGCATCACATGGATATCATCAGAAATTCAGAATTCATAGTCTCAAATTTGCAATGGCAGAAAAACAGTATTGGAACCACATAATAGAAACCTTTctattaatcacaatttttttcccaaactaaaaaaagaaaatgacaataaaattaaaccacCTTACTTGTGGCCAAAGTTTCACTCACATTCTCACATAATAGAACAAGCATTTGGATTTTCATCACTGAACATTTGTGGTGCTTGTTGCATTTGCATCATTTGAACTTGTCCATAGTTGTTATAATCCAATCCCCAAAAGCCATATCCATAACCAGATGATGAAACCTCCATTTTTGCATTGTTGTCACCACCAACATTACCATCACCTTTTTTGTTTCCACCTTCACCTCCTTTCTGATTCTGATTATTCTTCTTGCCACCATCATTCTCTGATTTCTCTCCTTTGTTACCTTCTTTCTCATTCTCCTTGTCCTTGTCCTTCTCCTTCTCCTTCTCCTTCTTGGGTTGGACCACCTCAATCTTCCTCTTAAACCTCTCCTTCAATTTCTCCATCAAAACTTTCACATCCATTGTCCCTTTCACAGTCAATGTCTCCTTCTCCTTATCAATTGTTACATGATTAACACCTGAAAAACCCATTCCATTCCAAAACACatcaacaacaaagaaaaaaaatcaacaccaatccaaatcataacaataaattacaaaaaaataaaataatcatctAACATACTCAGACACATCAACAAACacataacaattttaaaaaatgacacGATTCAATATAATCATATATGTGAGAATACCTTTTGCTTTCGACACAGTTTTGCGAATTCTCTCAATACATCCTGGACAATGCAGCTCCATCTTCAAAGTCACCGTTGTAAACGGAAGCTAATCCATTTTCATTATCcattaattaaacaaaataaatcaatatctaaaactaaaaaaatgtaaataagaaAACAGAGGAAATAACAATAACCACCTCTTTGGGTTTTTTTTCATcaggtttgttgtttttgttgtcaGATTTTTTGTTCTCCTTGTCATTGTTCTTGAGAGGAGGAGAAATAACTTCAACTTTCTTCTTGGTTTTACTAACAAGCTTATCCCTGAGTTTCGCGGCATCAATGTTGCCGGTGATGGTTAGTTTTCCGGTTCCATCTCCTTTATCTATTTTCTCCACGCCTTCAATAAGAAGGTTCAAGTTCAATGCTTCAGTTTATTaaagcagcaacaacaacaacaaaataatcaagtaaattaaaaaaaaaaaaagaaaagaaaagaaaaagcgATGAAACAGTTAGAGAAAGAAAATGTTGATGAAACAGTTATGGAATTAAAGAGAAACCTTCAAAACCAGCAATGCATTTGATGATTTTGGAAGAACATCCTTCACAATGCATGTCGATCTTCATAACGATTTTTGTTGCCTTGGTTTCATCTTCCTTCttgttgctgctgttgttgttgttgtttgattcTTTGTTTTCGTTTTGAGCATCgttggtgttgttgttgttgtttttgtttttcttctgcGACATGAATGAATATGAGTGAATTAGAGTGGAACTGAAGTTTTTAATTGATGAATAAAATTGAAAGgatgggtggaacaatttcttaaccagactttacttatctcccGACCGAACTCTATACTACTAGGGCGTCTTTCCACTATGAAtcagagggttataaacaaaaaaaattgaaaggagagagagagagtacctTAGTCATTGTTGATTGATGGAGCGGTTAGAGAAACAGAGAGACGCGTTAGAAGAATAGTGGAAGAACAAATGAATGAAAATGGAAGTAACAGAACAAGTGTAGTGAATTgtagagaagagagagagagaggttaATAACGGTGTTTTATTAATAGAGAGAGAGTGGAGTGGACCCCATTATTTCCCACGTTCTAGCGCTTCAACGTTTACGTTTTTTTCCCTAAcaactttctttctttcttttttctttttggtcaagtaaaattattttatactttctttattttttggtaacaatTTGGTTTGGATTAATTGTAAGCCAATAATTTTTCCgatcaaaatcaaattatttggagtttaatttaattttagatgattaattaaaaaaaattgatatgatTTAACAATTCTTAAGAACATtcaaatacatttaaaaaaagttagtcttgctataaaaaaaaaatttagtcttatgagattttcaattt
Coding sequences within it:
- the LOC123896626 gene encoding heavy metal-associated isoprenylated plant protein 3-like codes for the protein MSQKKNKNNNNNTNDAQNENKESNNNNNSSNKKEDETKATKIVMKIDMHCEGCSSKIIKCIAGFEGVEKIDKGDGTGKLTITGNIDAAKLRDKLVSKTKKKVEVISPPLKNNDKENKKSDNKNNKPDEKKPKELPFTTVTLKMELHCPGCIERIRKTVSKAKGVNHVTIDKEKETLTVKGTMDVKVLMEKLKERFKRKIEVVQPKKEKEKEKDKDKENEKEGNKGEKSENDGGKKNNQNQKGGEGGNKKGDGNVGGDNNAKMEVSSSGYGYGFWGLDYNNYGQVQMMQMQQAPQMFSDENPNACSIM